The sequence tttacattgaacttgttttgtaatatattcctcataaaatatttactatagaataatatatactaagttattttatatataatatgtatatatatatataaatatatatatataacattctAAAAAAGTACTTTCTCTTTGAAGCATTAATCATAAAACAGGACATATtgctttttaatttaaaaataattaaaaaaaattactaaataaataaacaaataaacatttCACGTTATAATAAGATAAGAAAATAGAGtttagtattatttataatacatatatgaattaataaaaagaatgtgtaataatatattaattgttttaataaatatttattataacactCGAGCgcatatatttcaaaaaaatctatccaaaacacaaaaatatatattagttcATAGTATGCAATTAAACTGAAATGATAACTTAaactaaataattaaaaaccTTAAAGaatacaaatacaaaaaaaaattgtaaacgtatttgttttaaagatgtttatcaaaaaatgtcacatatatgtaatctcacacataaatattaaaagattaAGGGCGTTTTAATAGGCATATCACTATACATATTATGAATATCAATTCGTGGtggttatttttattatgaaagGAAACATGTTCctcaatatttattttatctttttctgaacttaattttttcaaattttttaacttttttatgataataaactAGCGCTAATATGAGTGTGACacctaatataataaatggtatgacatatattatgaaggaaaaaaaatttgatacACAATAGTTCACATGCCGCTTTTTCTCTTCTATATACACTATATTATCGAACAACCATTTAAAAGGAGAATTAGTCAAAGAATCATATAAAGATCGTATGATCGGAGAAATAACTATATTTACTCTAGTCCCGAATGTTGTTGAAACTGGAGacgaaaaatgaaatattaccTCATACAATCCTCGTACAAGTCCAAAACCACAAGATAAATCTAAAATGAGTGATACTAATAATAAcgataacaataataaaggtAAAGAAAATCGCTTTCCgcatttttttctcattatttttttgtacaacTTATCACTAATAGTTCTGTTATTTTTAAGGAAATATTCataatcaagttctttgaatatttttttttccaaacgagaatattttcttgtttcaaatatacatgatttatttttcatatcttGTTTGTTCTCTACATATGTACTTAATAAATTTCTATTTGTTTGtttcatttcctttttagATTCATTCTCATAAATATAGAtgtcctttttttccttcacaGTATTATTTGGcatctctttttttaatcctATCATAGCTGAATAATTATCTCCTTTACAGTTTGCTAGTAATCGGAATGTTTTtctacataattttttatcatgaTTACGGTACTCATCCAAACATTTATTAAGCAAACACTAGAAAAACAacgcaaatatatattatttaagatatatataatttcttactaaaaaaaaatgtaaatgaaaataaagcGCAGAGAAATtgtataatacaaataatcttaaatattattatcataccaTATCATTGGTGAAATTCcatatacaaattaaaaagataaaagaagcaacattaataaataagagtgacttaatatttttttccataatttatatttataatatttcaagGTACTAagcaaaatattaattataatataatacaattcTAAGGATAATGGAAGCTATACTTATCCttataaattgtttttaatattttttgtgcaataataataaaaattatataattcaaattCTTTGTACAACAAagataagtaaatatatcttttttttatataagtgttatattaattttattttaaatagtcgaattatcattaaaatgaaataatatacatttatttataattattcaaattacaaaaagtaattatttaatatattatattacctAAGTAACTCTTTTATTATCcttatagaaataaaataaaaaatatataaattttcttaatcATTGTCTATATtgagtttatatatatcatggaatatatagaatgtagagaatatagataattttttGCTTTGTTTATTCAGATTAtagtaacattttttaatgatgtTTTTCTGTTACTaattaacattatattttttaaaaacaagtTACTATAgtcaaataatattaattattataatggtATAATGAAtgctattaaaaatattgtgtaaaatattttataatattttaattatagcacttttattcattaatattatataatatttttaaaaaatggaatttatatcatattaccatatatacacaacaatatatattttaaatatgaataaattataattttttattattgtataacaattttagaaaatcacaaatttaagtttaatttatattattatataagtataagatgttttaaaatttacggatttatttattgtataatttatacttaCATATGCATTTTCACGtatcaatatattataatataataaaaattaaaaatattgtaaatcttgtattaaaaaatattattaccgTAATATACTTCATTAATTCATAATCTTAATTTTGACATTAACGTATATTGATATCACTTTTTTCATCAATGTACATTATCACAGTTATTTAGAATAAGCCTATAAATAAAAGTGTATAAACAACGACGAAATT comes from Plasmodium malariae genome assembly, chromosome: 7 and encodes:
- the PmUG01_07010400 gene encoding fam-l protein: MEKNIKSLLFINVASFIFLICIWNFTNDMCLLNKCLDEYRNHDKKLCRKTFRLLANCKGDNYSAMIGLKKEMPNNTVKEKKDIYIYENESKKEMKQTNRNLLSTYVENKQDMKNKSCIFETRKYSRLEKKIFKELDYEYFLKNNRTISDKLYKKIMRKKCGKRFSLPLLLLSLLLVSLILDLSCGFGLVRGLYEVIFHFSSPVSTTFGTRVNIVISPIIRSLYDSLTNSPFKWLFDNIVYIEEKKRHVNYCVSNFFSFIIYVIPFIILGVTLILALVYYHKKVKKFEKIKFRKR